Part of the Thermostichus vulcanus str. 'Rupite' genome is shown below.
ACTACCCTCCGGTGCCCCCAAAGATCCCTGGAAAATGGCGCGGGCATAGGGGCCGGTAACAGCGTGCATGGCATCAAAAGCCATGCGGAAGCCGGAAGCTAAGTAATCCCGGATCAAGTCGAAATCAAACAGCCGCTCCATCAGCTCGCGGTAGTCGGTAACCGGGTCGATAATCCTGACCTTTAGGGATCCCAGGTTTTGCTCACCCAGGCGATCCAGATCCACATCCGGGGCTTCTAGGATGCGGTACCGATCGAGGGTTTGGGTGCGGGCGTAAATCGCCTCAGTGACCTTTTCCGGGGCAGGGCCGCCATTGGCAATGTTGTACTTAATGCCGAAGTCGCCCTCCGGGCCACCGGGGTTGTGGCTGGCGGAGAGGATAATGCCCCCATAGGCCCCATATTTGCGGATGATGCAGGATACAGCCGGTGTCGAGAGGATCCCGCCCTGGCCCACCAGCACCTGTCCAATGCCATTGGCTGCGGCCATCTTGAGCAGAATCTGAATCGCTTCGCGGTTGTAATAGCGCCCATCGCCGCCAACCACTAGGGTTTGTCCGGCGGATCCCTCGAGAACATCAAAAATGGATTGAACAAAGTTTTCCAGGTAGTGGGGCTGCTGAAATACCTTCACCTGCTTGCGCAGGCCAGAGGTACCCGGTTTTTGACCGGAGAAAGGAGTGGTAGGAACGGTGCGGAGGCTCATAGGTTACAGGTAGGCTGGGGAAAATGCTGCTCGCCCCTCTACTATCTCATCTCATCTGAGTTCATCTGAGTTGTCTTCTCAATCCCCTGGTCAATCCCCTGGCTTAACCACCCACTCCACCGGCCCTTTGTTCGGATCTGGCAACTTCAAGGAGAAGATCCCCGCCAACAGAATCAGAATCGTGGAGAACCAGAGACACCCCTCTAGACCGTAAAACTGGAAGATCAAACCGGAGGTCACCGTGCCCAGGAGCCGCCCGCCCGAGTTGGCCATGTAGTAAAAGCCCACATTCAGGGCCACGTCATTATCTTCGGTGTAGGCCAGCACCAAGTAGGAGTGCACCGCCGAATTAAAGGCAAAAACAATGCCGAATAGGATCAGCCCACCCGTGATCACCAGTTCGGGGGCCAACCCGGCCATAAAGGCCGTAGCGATAATCGCCGGCACCCCCGTGAGCACAAAAGTCCAAATTTGAATGGTGCGGGCTTTGGGAGCCCGTCCGGGGCGATTGCTCCCCAACAGTTGTGGGGCCAGAAATTGCACAATGCCGTAGCCGATCACCCAGGTGGCCATGTAGGTACCCACCTGCATAAACGTCCAGCCGAGGCTGTCGTAGAGAAAGACCGGCAGCGCCACCACAAACCACACATCCCGGGATCCAAACAGGAAAAAACGGGCCGCCGAGAGAATGTTGATCTCTTTGCTTTTGGAGAACAGTTGTTTGAAGGGGATCTTGGCCTTAATTTTGCCCATATCCGCCGGCAGTAAAATCCCCGAGCAAAAGATCAAAGCCAGAGCACCCGCTTGGACGAAATTGGCAATACGAAACCCTGTGATCTCGCCATACAGTTCCCCGAACCCTTGCAGGAGTGCGGCCCCCACGAAGAACCCTACCCCCTTGAGGGCATTTTTGGATCCCGTCAACATCGCTACCCAGCGAAACAGGCGCGATTCGGCTTCTTTAGGGACCACCAACCGGATGGCACTTTTGGAACTCATCTTGGTGAGATCTTTGGCGATCCCGGCTAAAGCCTGCGCCACCATCACATAGGTAACCTGACCCCAAATCGGCCACTGCATATTCAGTACGCCCAGCATCACCAAGCCAAATATTTGCAGGGCAATACCACCATAAAGAGTCAGCCGCAGGCCAAACAGGGATCCAATCCAACCGCCCAAAAAGTTGGTGATCACCCCAAAGATCTCGTAGAAAAGAAACAAAGTGGCAATTTGAATCGGGGTAAACCCCAACTTATGAAAGTGCAAGAGCACCAACATGCGAATTGCCCCATCGGTGATGGTGAATCCCCAGTAGGCAGCAGTAACTAGGGCATAGTTGCGAATGGCGGCGGATTGGGCTGTCGAGGCAGGGGTCATGGTGGGTTCTCCAGGGGTTTCAAAGGTGTTCCCAATCGTCTTTGCTAACTCAGATCTACAAACTGCGGGCGACTTTGCGGGCCAATTCCGCCATGCGGTTGGCATAGCCCCATTCGTTGTCATACCAAGCCAGGATCTTCACCTGCGTCCCATCCACCACCATCGTTGACGGGCCATCCACAATGCTAGAGCGGGGATCCCCTTTGAAATCCACCGAGACCAAGGGCAGCTCTTCATAGCCGAGGATCCCGCTCAATTCCCCTTCAGCCGAAGTTTTGAGCAGGTGATTCACTTCCTCAACCGTGGTGGGTCGCTTCACCTCAAACACCGCATCCGTGAGGGAGGCATTCAGCAGGGGCACTCGCACCGCCAAGCCATTCAATTTGCCGTTTAATTCGGGGTAAATCAGGCCAATGGCCGTAGCCGAGCCGGTGGTGGTGGGCACCAACGACAACAGAGCTGACCGCGCCCGCCGCAGATCTTTGTGGGGAGCATCCACCATCGTTTGGGTATTGGTGACGTCGTGGACGGTGGTGATCACCCCATGCACAATGCCGATCCCTTCATGAATCACCTTCACCAGCGGGGCCAGACAGTTGGTGGTACAAGAAGCCGCCGTCAGCAGAGAGTGTTGGGCCGGGTCGTACAGATGATCGTTGACTCCCATGACGATATTTAGGGCGTTGCCATCCTTAACCGGCGCCGCCACAATCACCTTGCGTACCCCTGCTTTGAAGTAGGGATCCAATTCGGTAGCCCTGACGAACTTACCCGAGCTTTCCAGCACCAGATCCACACCCAAATCCGCCCAGGGCACCTCCCCCGGCGTTTTGTATTCGCTGAAGGTGAGGGTTTTGCCTTGAATGTGCAGGCGATCGCCGGATCCCTCCACGTCCATACTCCAGCGACCCTGC
Proteins encoded:
- the arsJ gene encoding organoarsenical effux MFS transporter ArsJ — its product is MTPASTAQSAAIRNYALVTAAYWGFTITDGAIRMLVLLHFHKLGFTPIQIATLFLFYEIFGVITNFLGGWIGSLFGLRLTLYGGIALQIFGLVMLGVLNMQWPIWGQVTYVMVAQALAGIAKDLTKMSSKSAIRLVVPKEAESRLFRWVAMLTGSKNALKGVGFFVGAALLQGFGELYGEITGFRIANFVQAGALALIFCSGILLPADMGKIKAKIPFKQLFSKSKEINILSAARFFLFGSRDVWFVVALPVFLYDSLGWTFMQVGTYMATWVIGYGIVQFLAPQLLGSNRPGRAPKARTIQIWTFVLTGVPAIIATAFMAGLAPELVITGGLILFGIVFAFNSAVHSYLVLAYTEDNDVALNVGFYYMANSGGRLLGTVTSGLIFQFYGLEGCLWFSTILILLAGIFSLKLPDPNKGPVEWVVKPGD
- a CDS encoding ArsJ-associated glyceraldehyde-3-phosphate dehydrogenase, with the translated sequence MAIRVGINGFGRIGRLVLRAAWGCEELEFVHINEIKGGAATAAHLLKFDSVQGRWSMDVEGSGDRLHIQGKTLTFSEYKTPGEVPWADLGVDLVLESSGKFVRATELDPYFKAGVRKVIVAAPVKDGNALNIVMGVNDHLYDPAQHSLLTAASCTTNCLAPLVKVIHEGIGIVHGVITTVHDVTNTQTMVDAPHKDLRRARSALLSLVPTTTGSATAIGLIYPELNGKLNGLAVRVPLLNASLTDAVFEVKRPTTVEEVNHLLKTSAEGELSGILGYEELPLVSVDFKGDPRSSIVDGPSTMVVDGTQVKILAWYDNEWGYANRMAELARKVARSL